GCAAAGATATTTAAAATTGAGAAAGAAAATTTTAGGACTTAAAAAATATTATAATTTTGACGGCTCAATTAACCTAATAGAATTTGACAAGGAATACGAGTATGATGATGCGAAGGAAATAGTGTTAAATTCAGTTGCTCCGCTTGGAAAAGATTATGTAGAAAAAATGAAAAAAGCGATTTCAGAAGGCTGGCTGGATGTATTTGAGGCAAAAGGGAAAAGAACAGGAGCTTATTCTGCAGGAGTTTACGGAGTTCACCCATATATGCTTCTGAATTATAACAAGACTTTAGACAGCGTATTTACATTGGCACACGAACTGGGACATACCTTGCACACTCTTTATTCAGATGAAAATCAGCCTTTCTCGATGGCAGACTACACAATTTTCGTAGCGGAAGTGGCTTCTACATTTAATGAAAGACTACTGCTTGACTATATGCTGGAAAATACCAATGATCCAAAAGAAAGAATTGCACTATTGGAGCAGGAAATTGGAAATATTGTTGGAACATTCTATTTTCAGGCATTGCTAGCAGATTATGAATATCAGGCACACAAGCTGGCAGAAGCTGGAGAGCCGATTACAGCGGAAGTTTTGAGCAAAATTATGGAAGACTTGTTTGACAAATATTACGGCGACATAATTGAAAAAGATGATTTAATCTATATTTTCTGGGCAAGAGTTCCACACTTTTTCAACTCGCCATTTTACGTGTATCAATACGCAACTTGCTTTGCCTCATCAGCGATTTTATATGAAAAAATGATAAATTCAAGTGATGAAAGCAAAAGAAAAGAAACGCTTGACAAGTATATTCAGTTATTGAGTTCAGGAGGAAATGACTTTCCAATGGAACAGCTTAAAAAGGCAGGAGTTGACTTGTCGAAGATTGAAACGATCGAGGCTGTGGCAAGGCAGTTTGACTTGCTGTTGGATAAATTGGAAGCAGAGATTGGAAAGTTGTAGAAAAATAATGAAATTTATAGAAAAGAAAATATTTATTTTTTTGTATAACGTTGTATTGACAATGTAATTAAAAATGGTATAATGAATAAAAAAGGAGGTATTTGTTATGGCAAATACAAATTTAAGTATTAGAGTTGATAAAGAAACAAAAGAAAAAGCGAACGAATTATTTAACAAATTTGGCTTGACAATGACAACTGCAGTAAATATGTTCTTAAAAACTGCAATTAGAGAAAATAGAATTCCTTTTGAATTGAAATTGGAAGAAGAGCCAAATGAAGTGACTTTAGAAGCAATGAGAGAAGCTGATAGAATTGCAAGAGATGACAGTGTAAAGGGATATGACAGCATAGAGGAGTTGAGAGAGGCACTTGGTGTATAAAATTAAATTTACAAGACAATTCAAGAAAGAATTGAAATTAGCCAAAAAGCAAGGAAAAAATATTAATAAATTATTTAAAATCGTTGATATTTTAGCTGAAAAGAAAGTATTAGACATTAAATATAAAGATCATGCATTAATCAGTAATTACAAAGGATTTAGAGAATGCCATATTGAACCTGATTGGTTATTAATATATAAATATTATGATGATATTTTAGTCTTATCATTATCTCGTTTAGGTTCACACTCAGAACTGTTTTAGTATGGTTCTGAGTTTTTGATATTATGAAGGAGTAGATTTTTTATGAAAAAAATATTTTTTGTTTTAATTATTATAATTTTAATTATAATAGTTGTTAAATTATACAAAATAAAGGCAAAATCAAATTCAGAACATACAGCTGAAGAGTTTGTTAATAAACTCGATGAATTAGGATATTTTAAGTATGCTAAAAAAGAAGATGCTCCTTCTTTAAAGAAAGAAATGTTAGAGATTATAAGAAAATATGGAAGTGAAGGAACATTAACTACGTTATGGGATGAAAATACAAATGTAGCAAAAGATTATAGATTTTATTTTTGTGATGGGGAAACAGTTTTTGAAGGGGATGGAATACCAGATTTGATAAATGATCTACAACCTTCATTTGAAAAATTTGGAGTTAAAATAAAAATTGGCAGTTTTTCAGAAGAATGGGATGACGAAAAAGGTTTAAGCACTAAAATTAAAATTAATGGCACAGAGTATGAAATTTTTAAAAATTTTAAAAAAAGTGGATGGGGAGAAGCTCCTATGAGAATAGCCCATGCTGTAAATAAAGAACTTGAAAAAAAAGGAATAAATGAAAAAATTTATTTAATATCAGGTGGAAATGACGGGAAATTAGTATTTTTAACAGAAGACCAACATAAATATATCTACAACTTTTTTAAAAACTCCAAAGAAAAGCCTCTCGAATTGAATGAATGGGGAAAGATAATGAAAATAGAGCCGTTGAATTTTTAATCTATTAAGAAAGGATAAATTTAAATGAAAAAAATAATTTTACTTTTCACAATAATTTTAGAATTTAATTTATTTTCAAATACACCGTATAACGAGTTTTTTCAAAAAGTAGAGCAATTGGAAGAAAAAATAAAAAATGGAGATAAAAAGGCGATTAATAATTTGGGGAATTTATATGCAAAAGATAAAAATTCTCGTAATATTCCTAAGGCGAAAGAATATTATAGATTGGCGATAAAAAATGGTTCTGAAATTGCTAAGAAAAATTTGGAGATAGCAAATAAACTTCCAAAATTGTGTCCTGATGGAGCGATATGTGAAAATTGGACAACGATTAGATTTGTAGAGGAAGATGAAAAAATAGAAAAAATGGTAATAAGCGGATTTCCTGTTGATAAAGAAGAAGTAACTGAAACAGAAAAACAGGAAATTAGAAAAGAAATAGAATATATTTTAAATATCTTTTTTGAAAATGAAGAATTTGAAATTGTTGGATATGCTGATAAAACTGAGAATAATAAAAATAAATTATCTTTATTGAGAGCTGAAAAAATGGCAGAATTTCTGAAACAAAATGGATTGAGAAAAGATATAAAAATTACTAAAATGATCGGAAAAGGATCTGAAAATCCAATTGATACGAATGATACAGAAATTGGAAGATACAATAACTGTCGTGTTGAAATTTTGTTAAAAACTGGGAAAGTTAAGAAAATTGATATTGAAAAATTATTGAATCAGTTAAAAGATGAATAGTGTTATCTGGACACTCTCTAATATCCTGTATTTTCATTTGTATTCAATATATCTTCATTATTTTTTATTATTTCTGAATCAGTGTAGATATAATTATTTATTTTCATTATTCCCATCCTTATTTTTATAATTTATGATTTTAAAAAATTTATTTATTCTTTCATTTCCTTGTATTCATGTGCAAATTTTTTGTACTCTAAAGTATAATTTTTTAATCCCTTCGTTGTTTTTAGTCTTCTTACCATTTCATTAGCTTTTTCAACATCACGTTTATCCAGATAATAAGAACATAACTCTATTAATGCTCCCGCTTCCTTTTGTTCAGCAGCCTTTTTATACCATTTAACAGCTTCTTCAATATTTCCTTCCTCCTTTAATTTATCCGCATATTCTATCTGTGCCTCAGCCCTATTTTCCTTTATTGCTGATTCTTTAAAATATTCCCTCGCTTTTTCAATATTCCCTTCCTCAAATTCGATAACTCCCATGTAATAAATAGCGTCTTTCAATCCTTTATCATACGCTTCTTTAAATAATTTTTTCCCAACAGCTTTATCGCCAAATACATCATAAAATCGTGCCAAAGTTACTAATTCATCTTGAGAATATTCTACCATTTTCTTTTGTTCCTTTTCAGCTTCAGAAAAATTTTTCATTATCATATTTTGTGCTGATTTTATATACAAATCTGCTATTTTTCTTTCATTTTCATTTCCATTCAAATAATTCAAATATTTCTCCATATTAGAGTTAAGATTAGTAACTTCAGTATCATTTAATAATCTATTCTTCCAATAATTCATATTTTGCATATCATTTTTTAAATAATATATTCTTACTAAAGAATATATCGAATCTGTATTCTTTACCTTAGCTCCTTCTGTATAAAGTTTTATTGCTTCCTCTGTTTTCCCTAATTCTTCAAGCATATATCCTAAATTCCTATATCCTTCTAAATTTCCTAATTTAATGTATTCTCTGTAATATTGTTCAGCTTCTTCATATTCTTTTTTTTCATAATAAAATTCTCCTAGATTTCCTGCTACTTCTTTATTACCTTCATCGTATGCTATTTTAAACCATTTTTCACTTTCATCTGTTTTTCCTGCCTCATAGTACATAGTCGCTATTTTTACATATGCCGCTTTATTATATTTGGCTATTTCCAGTAGCATTTCTTCAGCTTTTTTATAGTTTTTATTATTAATTTCATTTTCTATTTCAGCAACTCTTTTTTCGTATTCTTCTTTATTTAATACTATTGTATAAGTTTTTTCTTGGGGTTCAGGTTT
The DNA window shown above is from Leptotrichia wadei and carries:
- the pepF gene encoding oligoendopeptidase F, whose product is MEKNKMEKKEFKRDNIGQEYKWNLSDIYENYSAWEKDFEKVGELKGELAKFKGQFGNEGKLLEFFQKQEEMDKISYKLYRYPQLARDLNSSDKEAVEHLQKVQFLFAEISTELSWVNSELVDNRENIEKWIEKKEFDDYRFGLKNLFRLQKHILEEKESKLLSYYSSFFSAPRSIYSEVTVTDVEWPQVTLSSGEKVDVTPANYSKILSTNRNQEDRKTMFQTFYTIYEKKKNTIAAIYNSILQKGIASKKAYNYDSFLLSHLESDNIPEEIYLNLVNTAKNNTKPLQRYLKLRKKILGLKKYYNFDGSINLIEFDKEYEYDDAKEIVLNSVAPLGKDYVEKMKKAISEGWLDVFEAKGKRTGAYSAGVYGVHPYMLLNYNKTLDSVFTLAHELGHTLHTLYSDENQPFSMADYTIFVAEVASTFNERLLLDYMLENTNDPKERIALLEQEIGNIVGTFYFQALLADYEYQAHKLAEAGEPITAEVLSKIMEDLFDKYYGDIIEKDDLIYIFWARVPHFFNSPFYVYQYATCFASSAILYEKMINSSDESKRKETLDKYIQLLSSGGNDFPMEQLKKAGVDLSKIETIEAVARQFDLLLDKLEAEIGKL
- a CDS encoding type II toxin-antitoxin system RelB/DinJ family antitoxin, translated to MANTNLSIRVDKETKEKANELFNKFGLTMTTAVNMFLKTAIRENRIPFELKLEEEPNEVTLEAMREADRIARDDSVKGYDSIEELREALGV
- a CDS encoding type II toxin-antitoxin system YafQ family toxin, which produces MYKIKFTRQFKKELKLAKKQGKNINKLFKIVDILAEKKVLDIKYKDHALISNYKGFRECHIEPDWLLIYKYYDDILVLSLSRLGSHSELF
- a CDS encoding OmpA family protein — its product is MKKIILLFTIILEFNLFSNTPYNEFFQKVEQLEEKIKNGDKKAINNLGNLYAKDKNSRNIPKAKEYYRLAIKNGSEIAKKNLEIANKLPKLCPDGAICENWTTIRFVEEDEKIEKMVISGFPVDKEEVTETEKQEIRKEIEYILNIFFENEEFEIVGYADKTENNKNKLSLLRAEKMAEFLKQNGLRKDIKITKMIGKGSENPIDTNDTEIGRYNNCRVEILLKTGKVKKIDIEKLLNQLKDE
- a CDS encoding tetratricopeptide repeat protein, whose protein sequence is MFKKIIILIILSLATISCEKPEPQEKTYTIVLNKEEYEKRVAEIENEINNKNYKKAEEMLLEIAKYNKAAYVKIATMYYEAGKTDESEKWFKIAYDEGNKEVAGNLGEFYYEKKEYEEAEQYYREYIKLGNLEGYRNLGYMLEELGKTEEAIKLYTEGAKVKNTDSIYSLVRIYYLKNDMQNMNYWKNRLLNDTEVTNLNSNMEKYLNYLNGNENERKIADLYIKSAQNMIMKNFSEAEKEQKKMVEYSQDELVTLARFYDVFGDKAVGKKLFKEAYDKGLKDAIYYMGVIEFEEGNIEKAREYFKESAIKENRAEAQIEYADKLKEEGNIEEAVKWYKKAAEQKEAGALIELCSYYLDKRDVEKANEMVRRLKTTKGLKNYTLEYKKFAHEYKEMKE